In a genomic window of Bubalus bubalis isolate 160015118507 breed Murrah chromosome 17, NDDB_SH_1, whole genome shotgun sequence:
- the GUCD1 gene encoding protein GUCD1 isoform X3, whose protein sequence is MRTEVDAEAAGPPLEPGDFVQLPVPIIQQLYHWDCGLACSRMVLRYLGQLDDAEFERALQELRLTRSIWTIDLAYLMRRFGVRHRFCTQTLGVDKGYRNQSFYRKHFDTEETRVNQLFAQAKTCKVLVEKCRVSVQDIQAHLAQGHVAIVLVNSGVLRCDLCSSPPKYCCFTPSGPRCFCRSPDYQGHFIVLRGYSRAAGCVFYNNPAYSDRMCSASISNFEEARTSYGTDEDILFVYVDS, encoded by the exons GGGACTTTGTGCAGCTGCCGGTGCCCATCATCCAGCAGCTCTACCACTGGGACTGCGGCCTGGCCTGCTCCAGAATGGTGCTCCG GTACCTGGGCCAGCTGGACGACGCTGAGTTCGAACGGGCCCTGCAGGAGCTGCGGCTCACCAGGAGCATCTGGACCATCGACCTGGCCTACCTGATGCGCCGCTTCGGCGTGCGGCACCGCTTCTGCACCCAGACCCTGGGCGTGGACAAGGGCTACAGGAACCAG TCCTTTTACAGGAAGCACTTTGACACAGAGGAGACCCGGGTGAACCAGCTCTTTGCACAAGCCAAGACCTGCAAGGTGCTGGTGGAGAAGTG CAGGGTGAGCGTGCAGGACATCCAGGCCCACCTGGCGCAGGGCCACGTGGCCATCGTGCTGGTGAACTCAGGCGTGCTGCGCTGCGACCTCTGCTCCAGCCCCCCCAAGTACTGCTGCTTCACGCCCAGCGGGCCCCGCTGCTTCTGCCGCTCCCCCGACTACCAGGGCCACTTCATCGTGCTGCGCGGCTACAGCCGGGCCGCCGGCTGCGTCTTCTACAACAACCCGGCCTACTCCGACC GAATGTGCAGCGCCAGCATCAGCAACTTCGAGGAGGCCAGGACCAGCTACGGCACAGACGAGGACATCCTCTTTGTCTATGTGGACAGCTGA
- the UPB1 gene encoding beta-ureidopropionase isoform X2, which produces MAESGFESLEQCLGKHLPLAELQEVKRLLYGKETRKLDLPGAALEAASRGDFELQGYVFEAAAEQQRRPRTVRVGLVQNRTPLPADTPVVKQVAALHRRMEAVVEVAAMCGVNIICFQEAWTMPFAFCTREKLPWTEFAESAEDGPTIKFCQELARKHGMVVVSPVLERDSDHGDVLWNTAVVVASSGAVLGKTRKNHIPRVGDFNESTYYMEGNLGHPVFQTQFGRIAVNICYGRHHPLNWLMYSLNGAEIIFNPSATIGALSESLWPIEARNAAIANHCFTCAINRVGQGIFPAQESNPHLSRLPASAGGVFTPSAKCLLPWFYFPGALPKRVHLWGWQESSPGLRLLLRLELRGGPGRQPHPRALPHPGWAPGRRAGPQPLPAGERHLGLQDDGQIRDVRSGTCRSCQTRLHPQDCERVAAGPQPPPAALPAADGPGRQALQCLASPC; this is translated from the exons ATGGCCGAGTCCGGGTTTGAGTCTCTGGAGCAGTGCTTGGGAAAACATCTGCCACTCGCAGAACTGCAGGAGGTCAAACGCCTTCTCTATGGCAAAGAGACCAG GAAGCTCGACCTGCCCGGCGCTGCTCTCGAGGCCGCCTCCAGAGGGGACTTCGAGCTGCAGGGCTATGTGTTCGAGGCCGCCGCGGAGCAGCAGAGGAGGCCCCGGACTGTGCGTGTGGGGCTCGTTCAGAACAGGACCCCACTCCCTGCGGACACCCCCGTGGTGAAACAG GTCGCCGCCCTACACAGACGCATGGAGGCCGTCGTGGAGGTGGCTGCCATGTGTGGGGTCAACATCATCTGCTTCCAGGAGGCGTGGA CGATGCCCTTTGCTTTCTGTACGAGAGAGAAGCTTCCGTGGACGGAATTTGCCGAGTCAGCGGAGGACGGGCCGACCATCAAGTTCTGTCAGGAG CTGGCGAGGAAGCACGGCATGGTGGTGGTGTCCCCTGTCCTGGAGCGAGACTCGGACCACGGGGACGTCCTGTGGAACACGGCCGTGGTCGTTGCCAGCTCCGGAGCGGTCCTGGGCAAAACGAGGAAGAACCACATCCCCAGAGTGGGCGACTTCAACGAG TCCACATACTACATGGAGGGAAACCTGGGCCACCCCGTGTTCCAGACCCAGTTCGGGCGGATCGCTGTCAACATCTGCTACGGGCGGCACCACCCCCTCAACTGGCTGATGTACAGCCTCAACGGGGCCGAGATCATCTTCAACCCCTCCGCCACCATCGGAGCGCTCAG TGAGTCCCTGTGGCCCATTGAGGCCAGGAACGCAGCCATCGCCAACCACTGCTTCACCTGCGCCATCAACCGCGTGGGCCAG gggatcttcccagcccaggaatcgaacccgcatctctcacGTCTCCCGGCGTCTGCAGGAGGGGTCTTCACTCCTAGTGCCAAGTGTCTCTTACCTTGGTTTTATTTCCCAGGAGCACTTCCCAAACGAGTTCACCTCTGGGGATGGCAAGAAAG CTCACCAGGACTTCGGCTACTTTTACGGCTCGAGCTACGTGGCGGCCCCGGACGGCAGCCGCACCCCCGGGCTCTCCCGCACCCGGGATGGGCTCCTGGTCGCCGAGCTGGACCTCAACCTCTGCCGGCAGGTGAACGACATCTGGGGCTTCAAG ATGACGGGCAGATACGAGATGTACGCTCGGGAACTTGCCGAAGCTGTCAAACCCGACTACACCCCCAAGATTGTGAAAGAGTAGCGGCCGGCCCTCAGCCCCCGCCCGCCGCTCTTCCCGCAGCAGATGGGCCGGGGCGCCAGGCTCTGCAGTGCCTGGCTTCTCCCTGCTGA
- the UPB1 gene encoding beta-ureidopropionase isoform X6, which produces MAESGFESLEQCLGKHLPLAELQEVKRLLYGKETRKLDLPGAALEAASRGDFELQGYVFEAAAEQQRRPRTVRVGLVQNRTPLPADTPVVKQVAALHRRMEAVVEVAAMCGVNIICFQEAWTMPFAFCTREKLPWTEFAESAEDGPTIKFCQELARKHGMVVVSPVLERDSDHGDVLWNTAVVVASSGAVLGKTRKNHIPRVGDFNESTYYMEGNLGHPVFQTQFGRIAVNICYGRHHPLNWLMYSLNGAEIIFNPSATIGALSESLWPIEARNAAIANHCFTCAINRVGQEHFPNEFTSGDGKKAHQDFGYFYGSSYVAAPDGSRTPGLSRTRDGLLVAELDLNLCRQVNDIWGFKMTGRYEMYARELAEAVKPDYTPKIVKE; this is translated from the exons ATGGCCGAGTCCGGGTTTGAGTCTCTGGAGCAGTGCTTGGGAAAACATCTGCCACTCGCAGAACTGCAGGAGGTCAAACGCCTTCTCTATGGCAAAGAGACCAG GAAGCTCGACCTGCCCGGCGCTGCTCTCGAGGCCGCCTCCAGAGGGGACTTCGAGCTGCAGGGCTATGTGTTCGAGGCCGCCGCGGAGCAGCAGAGGAGGCCCCGGACTGTGCGTGTGGGGCTCGTTCAGAACAGGACCCCACTCCCTGCGGACACCCCCGTGGTGAAACAG GTCGCCGCCCTACACAGACGCATGGAGGCCGTCGTGGAGGTGGCTGCCATGTGTGGGGTCAACATCATCTGCTTCCAGGAGGCGTGGA CGATGCCCTTTGCTTTCTGTACGAGAGAGAAGCTTCCGTGGACGGAATTTGCCGAGTCAGCGGAGGACGGGCCGACCATCAAGTTCTGTCAGGAG CTGGCGAGGAAGCACGGCATGGTGGTGGTGTCCCCTGTCCTGGAGCGAGACTCGGACCACGGGGACGTCCTGTGGAACACGGCCGTGGTCGTTGCCAGCTCCGGAGCGGTCCTGGGCAAAACGAGGAAGAACCACATCCCCAGAGTGGGCGACTTCAACGAG TCCACATACTACATGGAGGGAAACCTGGGCCACCCCGTGTTCCAGACCCAGTTCGGGCGGATCGCTGTCAACATCTGCTACGGGCGGCACCACCCCCTCAACTGGCTGATGTACAGCCTCAACGGGGCCGAGATCATCTTCAACCCCTCCGCCACCATCGGAGCGCTCAG TGAGTCCCTGTGGCCCATTGAGGCCAGGAACGCAGCCATCGCCAACCACTGCTTCACCTGCGCCATCAACCGCGTGGGCCAG GAGCACTTCCCAAACGAGTTCACCTCTGGGGATGGCAAGAAAG CTCACCAGGACTTCGGCTACTTTTACGGCTCGAGCTACGTGGCGGCCCCGGACGGCAGCCGCACCCCCGGGCTCTCCCGCACCCGGGATGGGCTCCTGGTCGCCGAGCTGGACCTCAACCTCTGCCGGCAGGTGAACGACATCTGGGGCTTCAAG ATGACGGGCAGATACGAGATGTACGCTCGGGAACTTGCCGAAGCTGTCAAACCCGACTACACCCCCAAGATTGTGAAAGAGTAG
- the UPB1 gene encoding beta-ureidopropionase isoform X7 produces MAESGFESLEQCLGKHLPLAELQEVKRLLYGKETRKLDLPGAALEAASRGDFELQGYVFEAAAEQQRRPRTVRVGLVQNRTPLPADTPVVKQVAALHRRMEAVVEVAAMCGVNIICFQEAWTMPFAFCTREKLPWTEFAESAEDGPTIKFCQELARKHGMVVVSPVLERDSDHGDVLWNTAVVVASSGAVLGKTRKNHIPRVGDFNESTYYMEGNLGHPVFQTQFGRIAVNICYGRHHPLNWLMYSLNGAEIIFNPSATIGALSESLWPIEARNAAIANHCFTCAINRVGQEHFPNEFTSGDGKKGLAVAAPQLTRTSATFTARATWRPRTAAAPPGSPAPGMGSWSPSWTSTSAGR; encoded by the exons ATGGCCGAGTCCGGGTTTGAGTCTCTGGAGCAGTGCTTGGGAAAACATCTGCCACTCGCAGAACTGCAGGAGGTCAAACGCCTTCTCTATGGCAAAGAGACCAG GAAGCTCGACCTGCCCGGCGCTGCTCTCGAGGCCGCCTCCAGAGGGGACTTCGAGCTGCAGGGCTATGTGTTCGAGGCCGCCGCGGAGCAGCAGAGGAGGCCCCGGACTGTGCGTGTGGGGCTCGTTCAGAACAGGACCCCACTCCCTGCGGACACCCCCGTGGTGAAACAG GTCGCCGCCCTACACAGACGCATGGAGGCCGTCGTGGAGGTGGCTGCCATGTGTGGGGTCAACATCATCTGCTTCCAGGAGGCGTGGA CGATGCCCTTTGCTTTCTGTACGAGAGAGAAGCTTCCGTGGACGGAATTTGCCGAGTCAGCGGAGGACGGGCCGACCATCAAGTTCTGTCAGGAG CTGGCGAGGAAGCACGGCATGGTGGTGGTGTCCCCTGTCCTGGAGCGAGACTCGGACCACGGGGACGTCCTGTGGAACACGGCCGTGGTCGTTGCCAGCTCCGGAGCGGTCCTGGGCAAAACGAGGAAGAACCACATCCCCAGAGTGGGCGACTTCAACGAG TCCACATACTACATGGAGGGAAACCTGGGCCACCCCGTGTTCCAGACCCAGTTCGGGCGGATCGCTGTCAACATCTGCTACGGGCGGCACCACCCCCTCAACTGGCTGATGTACAGCCTCAACGGGGCCGAGATCATCTTCAACCCCTCCGCCACCATCGGAGCGCTCAG TGAGTCCCTGTGGCCCATTGAGGCCAGGAACGCAGCCATCGCCAACCACTGCTTCACCTGCGCCATCAACCGCGTGGGCCAG GAGCACTTCCCAAACGAGTTCACCTCTGGGGATGGCAAGAAAG GCCTTGCGGTTGCTGCCCCGCAGCTCACCAGGACTTCGGCTACTTTTACGGCTCGAGCTACGTGGCGGCCCCGGACGGCAGCCGCACCCCCGGGCTCTCCCGCACCCGGGATGGGCTCCTGGTCGCCGAGCTGGACCTCAACCTCTGCCGGCAGGTGA
- the UPB1 gene encoding beta-ureidopropionase isoform X1: MAESGFESLEQCLGKHLPLAELQEVKRLLYGKETRKLDLPGAALEAASRGDFELQGYVFEAAAEQQRRPRTVRVGLVQNRTPLPADTPVVKQVAALHRRMEAVVEVAAMCGVNIICFQEAWTMPFAFCTREKLPWTEFAESAEDGPTIKFCQELARKHGMVVVSPVLERDSDHGDVLWNTAVVVASSGAVLGKTRKNHIPRVGDFNESTYYMEGNLGHPVFQTQFGRIAVNICYGRHHPLNWLMYSLNGAEIIFNPSATIGALSESLWPIEARNAAIANHCFTCAINRVGQGIFPAQESNPHLSRLPASAGGVFTPSAKCLLPWFYFPGALPKRVHLWGWQESSPGLRLLLRLELRGGPGRQPHPRALPHPGWAPGRRAGPQPLPAGERHLGLQGTCIYHKMNVCVWLCLWPGPKSGPGQWREVGLGGAAALQATLAPCLMRPLVKQEALGT, encoded by the exons ATGGCCGAGTCCGGGTTTGAGTCTCTGGAGCAGTGCTTGGGAAAACATCTGCCACTCGCAGAACTGCAGGAGGTCAAACGCCTTCTCTATGGCAAAGAGACCAG GAAGCTCGACCTGCCCGGCGCTGCTCTCGAGGCCGCCTCCAGAGGGGACTTCGAGCTGCAGGGCTATGTGTTCGAGGCCGCCGCGGAGCAGCAGAGGAGGCCCCGGACTGTGCGTGTGGGGCTCGTTCAGAACAGGACCCCACTCCCTGCGGACACCCCCGTGGTGAAACAG GTCGCCGCCCTACACAGACGCATGGAGGCCGTCGTGGAGGTGGCTGCCATGTGTGGGGTCAACATCATCTGCTTCCAGGAGGCGTGGA CGATGCCCTTTGCTTTCTGTACGAGAGAGAAGCTTCCGTGGACGGAATTTGCCGAGTCAGCGGAGGACGGGCCGACCATCAAGTTCTGTCAGGAG CTGGCGAGGAAGCACGGCATGGTGGTGGTGTCCCCTGTCCTGGAGCGAGACTCGGACCACGGGGACGTCCTGTGGAACACGGCCGTGGTCGTTGCCAGCTCCGGAGCGGTCCTGGGCAAAACGAGGAAGAACCACATCCCCAGAGTGGGCGACTTCAACGAG TCCACATACTACATGGAGGGAAACCTGGGCCACCCCGTGTTCCAGACCCAGTTCGGGCGGATCGCTGTCAACATCTGCTACGGGCGGCACCACCCCCTCAACTGGCTGATGTACAGCCTCAACGGGGCCGAGATCATCTTCAACCCCTCCGCCACCATCGGAGCGCTCAG TGAGTCCCTGTGGCCCATTGAGGCCAGGAACGCAGCCATCGCCAACCACTGCTTCACCTGCGCCATCAACCGCGTGGGCCAG gggatcttcccagcccaggaatcgaacccgcatctctcacGTCTCCCGGCGTCTGCAGGAGGGGTCTTCACTCCTAGTGCCAAGTGTCTCTTACCTTGGTTTTATTTCCCAGGAGCACTTCCCAAACGAGTTCACCTCTGGGGATGGCAAGAAAG CTCACCAGGACTTCGGCTACTTTTACGGCTCGAGCTACGTGGCGGCCCCGGACGGCAGCCGCACCCCCGGGCTCTCCCGCACCCGGGATGGGCTCCTGGTCGCCGAGCTGGACCTCAACCTCTGCCGGCAGGTGAACGACATCTGGGGCTTCAAG gCACTTGCATTTACCACAAGATGAATGTGTGTGTCTGGCTCTGCCTGTGGCCAGGCCCCAAGTCTGGGCCCGGACAATGGAGGGAAGTGGGCCTTGGCGGTGCCGCTGCCTTGCAAGCCACTTTGGCTCCCTGCCTTATGCGCCCACTTGTAAAACAGGAGGCCTTGGGGACCTGA
- the GUCD1 gene encoding protein GUCD1 isoform X5 encodes MVLRYLGQLDDAEFERALQELRLTRSIWTIDLAYLMRRFGVRHRFCTQTLGVDKGYRNQSFYRKHFDTEETRVNQLFAQAKTCKVLVEKCRVSVQDIQAHLAQGHVAIVLVNSGVLRCDLCSSPPKYCCFTPSGPRCFCRSPDYQGHFIVLRGYSRAAGCVFYNNPAYSDRMCSASISNFEEARTSYGTDEDILFVYVDS; translated from the exons ATGGTGCTCCG GTACCTGGGCCAGCTGGACGACGCTGAGTTCGAACGGGCCCTGCAGGAGCTGCGGCTCACCAGGAGCATCTGGACCATCGACCTGGCCTACCTGATGCGCCGCTTCGGCGTGCGGCACCGCTTCTGCACCCAGACCCTGGGCGTGGACAAGGGCTACAGGAACCAG TCCTTTTACAGGAAGCACTTTGACACAGAGGAGACCCGGGTGAACCAGCTCTTTGCACAAGCCAAGACCTGCAAGGTGCTGGTGGAGAAGTG CAGGGTGAGCGTGCAGGACATCCAGGCCCACCTGGCGCAGGGCCACGTGGCCATCGTGCTGGTGAACTCAGGCGTGCTGCGCTGCGACCTCTGCTCCAGCCCCCCCAAGTACTGCTGCTTCACGCCCAGCGGGCCCCGCTGCTTCTGCCGCTCCCCCGACTACCAGGGCCACTTCATCGTGCTGCGCGGCTACAGCCGGGCCGCCGGCTGCGTCTTCTACAACAACCCGGCCTACTCCGACC GAATGTGCAGCGCCAGCATCAGCAACTTCGAGGAGGCCAGGACCAGCTACGGCACAGACGAGGACATCCTCTTTGTCTATGTGGACAGCTGA
- the UPB1 gene encoding beta-ureidopropionase isoform X3: MAESGFESLEQCLGKHLPLAELQEVKRLLYGKETRKLDLPGAALEAASRGDFELQGYVFEAAAEQQRRPRTVRVGLVQNRTPLPADTPVVKQVAALHRRMEAVVEVAAMCGVNIICFQEAWTMPFAFCTREKLPWTEFAESAEDGPTIKFCQELARKHGMVVVSPVLERDSDHGDVLWNTAVVVASSGAVLGKTRKNHIPRVGDFNETQFGRIAVNICYGRHHPLNWLMYSLNGAEIIFNPSATIGALSESLWPIEARNAAIANHCFTCAINRVGQGIFPAQESNPHLSRLPASAGGVFTPSAKCLLPWFYFPGALPKRVHLWGWQESSPGLRLLLRLELRGGPGRQPHPRALPHPGWAPGRRAGPQPLPAGERHLGLQGTCIYHKMNVCVWLCLWPGPKSGPGQWREVGLGGAAALQATLAPCLMRPLVKQEALGT, encoded by the exons ATGGCCGAGTCCGGGTTTGAGTCTCTGGAGCAGTGCTTGGGAAAACATCTGCCACTCGCAGAACTGCAGGAGGTCAAACGCCTTCTCTATGGCAAAGAGACCAG GAAGCTCGACCTGCCCGGCGCTGCTCTCGAGGCCGCCTCCAGAGGGGACTTCGAGCTGCAGGGCTATGTGTTCGAGGCCGCCGCGGAGCAGCAGAGGAGGCCCCGGACTGTGCGTGTGGGGCTCGTTCAGAACAGGACCCCACTCCCTGCGGACACCCCCGTGGTGAAACAG GTCGCCGCCCTACACAGACGCATGGAGGCCGTCGTGGAGGTGGCTGCCATGTGTGGGGTCAACATCATCTGCTTCCAGGAGGCGTGGA CGATGCCCTTTGCTTTCTGTACGAGAGAGAAGCTTCCGTGGACGGAATTTGCCGAGTCAGCGGAGGACGGGCCGACCATCAAGTTCTGTCAGGAG CTGGCGAGGAAGCACGGCATGGTGGTGGTGTCCCCTGTCCTGGAGCGAGACTCGGACCACGGGGACGTCCTGTGGAACACGGCCGTGGTCGTTGCCAGCTCCGGAGCGGTCCTGGGCAAAACGAGGAAGAACCACATCCCCAGAGTGGGCGACTTCAACGAG ACCCAGTTCGGGCGGATCGCTGTCAACATCTGCTACGGGCGGCACCACCCCCTCAACTGGCTGATGTACAGCCTCAACGGGGCCGAGATCATCTTCAACCCCTCCGCCACCATCGGAGCGCTCAG TGAGTCCCTGTGGCCCATTGAGGCCAGGAACGCAGCCATCGCCAACCACTGCTTCACCTGCGCCATCAACCGCGTGGGCCAG gggatcttcccagcccaggaatcgaacccgcatctctcacGTCTCCCGGCGTCTGCAGGAGGGGTCTTCACTCCTAGTGCCAAGTGTCTCTTACCTTGGTTTTATTTCCCAGGAGCACTTCCCAAACGAGTTCACCTCTGGGGATGGCAAGAAAG CTCACCAGGACTTCGGCTACTTTTACGGCTCGAGCTACGTGGCGGCCCCGGACGGCAGCCGCACCCCCGGGCTCTCCCGCACCCGGGATGGGCTCCTGGTCGCCGAGCTGGACCTCAACCTCTGCCGGCAGGTGAACGACATCTGGGGCTTCAAG gCACTTGCATTTACCACAAGATGAATGTGTGTGTCTGGCTCTGCCTGTGGCCAGGCCCCAAGTCTGGGCCCGGACAATGGAGGGAAGTGGGCCTTGGCGGTGCCGCTGCCTTGCAAGCCACTTTGGCTCCCTGCCTTATGCGCCCACTTGTAAAACAGGAGGCCTTGGGGACCTGA
- the UPB1 gene encoding beta-ureidopropionase isoform X4, translating to MAESGFESLEQCLGKHLPLAELQEVKRLLYGKETRKLDLPGAALEAASRGDFELQGYVFEAAAEQQRRPRTVRVGLVQNRTPLPADTPVVKQVAALHRRMEAVVEVAAMCGVNIICFQEAWTMPFAFCTREKLPWTEFAESAEDGPTIKFCQELARKHGMVVVSPVLERDSDHGDVLWNTAVVVASSGAVLGKTRKNHIPRVGDFNESTYYMEGNLGHPVFQTQFGRIAVNICYGRHHPLNWLMYSLNGAEIIFNPSATIGALSESLWPIEARNAAIANHCFTCAINRVGQGIFPAQESNPHLSRLPASAGGVFTPSAKCLLPWFYFPGALPKRVHLWGWQERPCGCCPAAHQDFGYFYGSSYVAAPDGSRTPGLSRTRDGLLVAELDLNLCRQVNDIWGFKMTGRYEMYARELAEAVKPDYTPKIVKE from the exons ATGGCCGAGTCCGGGTTTGAGTCTCTGGAGCAGTGCTTGGGAAAACATCTGCCACTCGCAGAACTGCAGGAGGTCAAACGCCTTCTCTATGGCAAAGAGACCAG GAAGCTCGACCTGCCCGGCGCTGCTCTCGAGGCCGCCTCCAGAGGGGACTTCGAGCTGCAGGGCTATGTGTTCGAGGCCGCCGCGGAGCAGCAGAGGAGGCCCCGGACTGTGCGTGTGGGGCTCGTTCAGAACAGGACCCCACTCCCTGCGGACACCCCCGTGGTGAAACAG GTCGCCGCCCTACACAGACGCATGGAGGCCGTCGTGGAGGTGGCTGCCATGTGTGGGGTCAACATCATCTGCTTCCAGGAGGCGTGGA CGATGCCCTTTGCTTTCTGTACGAGAGAGAAGCTTCCGTGGACGGAATTTGCCGAGTCAGCGGAGGACGGGCCGACCATCAAGTTCTGTCAGGAG CTGGCGAGGAAGCACGGCATGGTGGTGGTGTCCCCTGTCCTGGAGCGAGACTCGGACCACGGGGACGTCCTGTGGAACACGGCCGTGGTCGTTGCCAGCTCCGGAGCGGTCCTGGGCAAAACGAGGAAGAACCACATCCCCAGAGTGGGCGACTTCAACGAG TCCACATACTACATGGAGGGAAACCTGGGCCACCCCGTGTTCCAGACCCAGTTCGGGCGGATCGCTGTCAACATCTGCTACGGGCGGCACCACCCCCTCAACTGGCTGATGTACAGCCTCAACGGGGCCGAGATCATCTTCAACCCCTCCGCCACCATCGGAGCGCTCAG TGAGTCCCTGTGGCCCATTGAGGCCAGGAACGCAGCCATCGCCAACCACTGCTTCACCTGCGCCATCAACCGCGTGGGCCAG gggatcttcccagcccaggaatcgaacccgcatctctcacGTCTCCCGGCGTCTGCAGGAGGGGTCTTCACTCCTAGTGCCAAGTGTCTCTTACCTTGGTTTTATTTCCCAGGAGCACTTCCCAAACGAGTTCACCTCTGGGGATGGCAAGAAAG GCCTTGCGGTTGCTGCCCCGCAGCTCACCAGGACTTCGGCTACTTTTACGGCTCGAGCTACGTGGCGGCCCCGGACGGCAGCCGCACCCCCGGGCTCTCCCGCACCCGGGATGGGCTCCTGGTCGCCGAGCTGGACCTCAACCTCTGCCGGCAGGTGAACGACATCTGGGGCTTCAAG ATGACGGGCAGATACGAGATGTACGCTCGGGAACTTGCCGAAGCTGTCAAACCCGACTACACCCCCAAGATTGTGAAAGAGTAG
- the UPB1 gene encoding beta-ureidopropionase isoform X5 — MAESGFESLEQCLGKHLPLAELQEVKRLLYGKETRKLDLPGAALEAASRGDFELQGYVFEAAAEQQRRPRTVRVGLVQNRTPLPADTPVVKQVAALHRRMEAVVEVAAMCGVNIICFQEAWTMPFAFCTREKLPWTEFAESAEDGPTIKFCQELARKHGMVVVSPVLERDSDHGDVLWNTAVVVASSGAVLGKTRKNHIPRVGDFNESTYYMEGNLGHPVFQTQFGRIAVNICYGRHHPLNWLMYSLNGAEIIFNPSATIGALSESLWPIEARNAAIANHCFTCAINRVGQGIFPAQESNPHLSRLPASAGGVFTPSAKCLLPWFYFPGALPKRVHLWGWQERPCGCCPAAHQDFGYFYGSSYVAAPDGSRTPGLSRTRDGLLVAELDLNLCRQVNDIWGFKALAFTTR, encoded by the exons ATGGCCGAGTCCGGGTTTGAGTCTCTGGAGCAGTGCTTGGGAAAACATCTGCCACTCGCAGAACTGCAGGAGGTCAAACGCCTTCTCTATGGCAAAGAGACCAG GAAGCTCGACCTGCCCGGCGCTGCTCTCGAGGCCGCCTCCAGAGGGGACTTCGAGCTGCAGGGCTATGTGTTCGAGGCCGCCGCGGAGCAGCAGAGGAGGCCCCGGACTGTGCGTGTGGGGCTCGTTCAGAACAGGACCCCACTCCCTGCGGACACCCCCGTGGTGAAACAG GTCGCCGCCCTACACAGACGCATGGAGGCCGTCGTGGAGGTGGCTGCCATGTGTGGGGTCAACATCATCTGCTTCCAGGAGGCGTGGA CGATGCCCTTTGCTTTCTGTACGAGAGAGAAGCTTCCGTGGACGGAATTTGCCGAGTCAGCGGAGGACGGGCCGACCATCAAGTTCTGTCAGGAG CTGGCGAGGAAGCACGGCATGGTGGTGGTGTCCCCTGTCCTGGAGCGAGACTCGGACCACGGGGACGTCCTGTGGAACACGGCCGTGGTCGTTGCCAGCTCCGGAGCGGTCCTGGGCAAAACGAGGAAGAACCACATCCCCAGAGTGGGCGACTTCAACGAG TCCACATACTACATGGAGGGAAACCTGGGCCACCCCGTGTTCCAGACCCAGTTCGGGCGGATCGCTGTCAACATCTGCTACGGGCGGCACCACCCCCTCAACTGGCTGATGTACAGCCTCAACGGGGCCGAGATCATCTTCAACCCCTCCGCCACCATCGGAGCGCTCAG TGAGTCCCTGTGGCCCATTGAGGCCAGGAACGCAGCCATCGCCAACCACTGCTTCACCTGCGCCATCAACCGCGTGGGCCAG gggatcttcccagcccaggaatcgaacccgcatctctcacGTCTCCCGGCGTCTGCAGGAGGGGTCTTCACTCCTAGTGCCAAGTGTCTCTTACCTTGGTTTTATTTCCCAGGAGCACTTCCCAAACGAGTTCACCTCTGGGGATGGCAAGAAAG GCCTTGCGGTTGCTGCCCCGCAGCTCACCAGGACTTCGGCTACTTTTACGGCTCGAGCTACGTGGCGGCCCCGGACGGCAGCCGCACCCCCGGGCTCTCCCGCACCCGGGATGGGCTCCTGGTCGCCGAGCTGGACCTCAACCTCTGCCGGCAGGTGAACGACATCTGGGGCTTCAAG gCACTTGCATTTACCACAAGATGA